In Cytobacillus oceanisediminis, the following proteins share a genomic window:
- a CDS encoding Na+/H+ antiporter NhaC family protein, with amino-acid sequence MDHMGLVSLIPPIIAVILAILTKNVIVSLFSGVYIGVLILVGGRPLEATMEVIGNFIFPQVADSYNAAVLVLLFFIGGFVALMEKSGGGAALASGAIKYINTRAKAQISAWFGGIIIFFSDLGTPLIVGPVFEKIFDKAKISREKLAWIIDSTSSPVAVLIPFIGWGVYIMGLIKKEFELLNINTSEFSTLIQVIPFQFYALLTVSMVPLVALTKLDFGPMAKAEKRVQQTGNLYWPESKPLRKPEDVEAITKNGHAVLIWLPLLVLFITLFGLLISFGFPFEPVPGNEFRVSLSAAYLFAALSIVVLMIMYKVKKFGEIIDIYTTGMQKMVYVAVTLVLAWSLGKVINEMGTAAFIVEAMKGNVPSFIIPAILFLVGAGMSLASGTSWGTFAIMLPIAIPMAVGLDAHLLVCIGAVLSGGIFGDHCSPISDTTILSSTGAGADHIDHVKTQFPYALINASIALIGFVVAGITGSAFTLILTIVLLIAAVFVLSKIHTRKYSERVEL; translated from the coding sequence ATGGATCACATGGGTTTGGTGTCTTTAATACCACCGATTATTGCAGTAATTCTCGCAATACTTACAAAGAATGTTATCGTGTCCCTGTTCTCCGGAGTGTATATTGGAGTCCTGATTCTTGTGGGAGGCCGTCCTCTCGAAGCGACAATGGAAGTAATCGGAAACTTTATATTTCCGCAAGTAGCGGATAGTTACAATGCAGCAGTTTTAGTTTTATTATTCTTTATTGGCGGGTTTGTAGCACTTATGGAGAAGTCGGGTGGAGGGGCAGCACTTGCCTCAGGTGCCATAAAGTACATTAACACTCGTGCGAAAGCACAAATCTCTGCTTGGTTTGGAGGAATTATCATTTTCTTTTCCGATTTGGGCACACCACTAATCGTTGGACCGGTTTTTGAAAAGATTTTCGATAAAGCCAAAATCTCAAGGGAGAAGCTTGCATGGATCATCGATTCAACGTCATCTCCCGTCGCAGTACTAATCCCATTCATCGGATGGGGAGTATATATTATGGGGCTAATAAAAAAAGAATTTGAATTGCTGAACATAAACACATCTGAATTCAGTACGCTTATTCAAGTCATTCCATTTCAGTTTTATGCACTATTGACCGTTTCAATGGTGCCTCTAGTGGCGTTGACGAAATTGGACTTTGGACCGATGGCAAAGGCGGAAAAAAGAGTGCAGCAAACGGGCAATCTGTATTGGCCAGAGTCGAAACCTCTTAGAAAACCAGAAGATGTGGAGGCGATTACAAAAAATGGACATGCCGTATTAATTTGGCTGCCGCTATTGGTATTATTTATCACCCTTTTCGGATTGTTAATTTCATTCGGCTTCCCGTTTGAGCCGGTACCAGGAAATGAATTCAGGGTTTCTTTAAGTGCTGCATATTTATTTGCAGCGTTATCGATTGTCGTCTTAATGATTATGTACAAAGTGAAAAAGTTCGGCGAGATTATTGATATTTATACAACTGGAATGCAGAAAATGGTTTACGTTGCAGTCACACTTGTCCTTGCTTGGTCGCTTGGCAAAGTAATTAATGAAATGGGAACTGCAGCGTTTATAGTTGAGGCGATGAAAGGAAATGTTCCATCGTTCATCATACCTGCAATCTTATTCTTAGTCGGAGCGGGGATGTCTCTTGCATCCGGGACGTCATGGGGGACATTTGCGATTATGCTCCCAATAGCCATTCCCATGGCTGTAGGTCTCGATGCGCATTTGTTAGTTTGTATAGGAGCTGTTTTGTCAGGTGGTATCTTCGGAGATCACTGTTCACCAATTTCCGATACGACGATCTTATCGTCAACAGGGGCAGGAGCGGATCATATCGATCACGTAAAAACTCAGTTTCCATATGCACTCATTAATGCATCGATTGCATTAATCGGATTTGTCGTTGCCGGGATCACAGGAAGTGCATTCACTTTAATCTTGACGATAGTACTGCTTATAGCAGCTGTTTTTGTATTATCCAAAATACACACAAGAAAGTATAGTGAAAGGGTTGAATTATAA
- a CDS encoding GNAT family N-acetyltransferase produces the protein MKVLETDRTILRWLTPDDAAFILELLNEPAWLRYIGDKGVRTLEDAKNYIVTGPMKMYSQLGFGLFLVERKEGSTPIGMCGLIKRDTLDNVDIGFAFLSTYQTQGYGFESASAALKYGHEQLGLKRILAITSLDNHASSRLLEKIGMKYEGTITFDAEELKLFASE, from the coding sequence TTGAAAGTACTTGAAACAGATCGAACAATTCTTCGCTGGTTAACACCAGATGATGCAGCATTCATTCTAGAACTTTTAAATGAACCTGCATGGCTTCGTTATATTGGTGATAAAGGTGTACGTACGCTTGAGGATGCTAAGAATTATATTGTTACCGGCCCCATGAAAATGTACTCCCAGCTGGGCTTTGGCCTTTTTCTGGTTGAACGAAAAGAAGGAAGCACTCCTATTGGAATGTGCGGATTGATAAAACGAGATACATTAGACAATGTTGATATTGGCTTTGCTTTTTTATCCACATATCAAACGCAAGGTTATGGGTTCGAGTCAGCTTCTGCTGCATTGAAATATGGTCATGAGCAGCTGGGTCTGAAACGGATTTTGGCCATCACATCCTTAGACAATCATGCTTCCTCACGACTTCTTGAAAAGATCGGCATGAAATACGAAGGAACGATAACATTTGATGCTGAAGAGCTTAAATTGTTTGCATCTGAATAA
- the argH gene encoding argininosuccinate lyase, whose protein sequence is MKLWGGRFTKREDEIMEKFNTSLPVDNRLYYEDITGSIAHVKMLVKCKLLTESEGDLLISGLESIMSDIESGVLKVEGEYEDIHSFVEMNLTSRIGDTGKKLHTARSRNDQVAIDMRLYAKNKAGEVVTVLQQLIHSLNEKAANNNVIMPGYTHLQRAQVITFGHHLGAYVQMFSRDKMRVQNAIAILDENPLGCGALAGTTHNIDRQITTDLLGFAKPVDNFLDGVSDRDYLLELMSSFSIMMMHLSRLSEELILWSSQEFKFIEMDDAYSTGSSIMPQKKNPDAAELIRGKTGRVYGSLFSLLTTLKGLPLTYNKDMQEDKEQFFDAVDTVIDCLEIMSKMIDTLLVKEENMKAAIKAGFLNATEVADYLVSKGTAFRDAHEIVGKLIIYCEEQKKAIEDLTVEELAQFSSSITEDIYEYIDYENILTKGNKKLIKQISG, encoded by the coding sequence GTGAAACTTTGGGGCGGACGATTCACTAAACGTGAAGATGAAATCATGGAGAAATTCAATACATCTTTACCTGTTGATAATAGGCTGTATTATGAGGATATAACGGGAAGCATTGCACACGTAAAAATGCTTGTGAAATGTAAATTACTTACAGAGTCTGAAGGTGATTTACTTATTAGTGGGCTCGAATCGATCATGAGCGATATAGAGTCCGGTGTATTGAAAGTGGAAGGCGAATATGAAGATATCCATTCTTTTGTTGAAATGAATTTGACATCGAGAATTGGTGACACAGGAAAGAAACTTCATACTGCACGAAGCAGGAATGACCAAGTGGCGATTGACATGAGGCTTTATGCAAAAAATAAAGCCGGAGAAGTGGTGACAGTCCTTCAGCAACTTATCCATTCATTAAATGAGAAAGCAGCAAATAATAACGTCATTATGCCTGGATACACACATTTGCAAAGGGCACAGGTCATAACATTCGGCCATCATCTCGGTGCATATGTTCAAATGTTTAGCCGTGACAAAATGAGAGTCCAGAATGCCATTGCCATTTTGGATGAAAACCCGCTAGGATGTGGTGCATTGGCGGGTACAACACACAACATCGACCGTCAAATAACAACAGACCTTTTAGGATTCGCTAAACCGGTAGACAATTTTTTAGATGGGGTAAGCGATCGGGATTACTTACTAGAACTCATGTCAAGTTTTTCAATTATGATGATGCACTTGAGCCGCTTAAGTGAAGAACTCATTCTCTGGAGCAGCCAGGAATTCAAATTTATCGAAATGGATGATGCCTATTCAACAGGCAGCAGCATCATGCCTCAAAAGAAAAACCCGGATGCAGCTGAACTTATTAGAGGCAAGACAGGCAGAGTATACGGTTCCCTCTTTTCGTTGCTTACGACTCTGAAAGGATTGCCGCTCACATACAACAAAGACATGCAGGAAGATAAAGAACAGTTTTTTGATGCAGTCGATACAGTGATAGATTGCCTTGAAATTATGTCAAAAATGATTGATACGCTCCTGGTAAAGGAAGAAAACATGAAAGCTGCCATTAAAGCAGGTTTCTTGAACGCAACCGAAGTTGCAGATTATTTAGTGAGCAAAGGGACTGCATTTAGAGATGCTCACGAAATCGTCGGCAAGCTCATTATCTATTGTGAAGAGCAAAAGAAGGCGATTGAAGATTTAACGGTCGAAGAGCTGGCGCAGTTTAGCAGCAGCATAACAGAGGATATTTACGAATACATTGACTATGAGAACATATTAACCAAAGGGAACAAAAAACTTATCAAGCAGATTTCGGGATAA
- a CDS encoding cation acetate symporter, which produces MTAMLLEPKFLLTLLLMGTIVYITYLSKRSATASDYFVGGRSFGWFTNGSAIGGDYLSAATFLGIAGLTYQLGYDGAYYAFCFSIGLTLLAIFVAGPLRRFGAFTVADFLAYRFHSKRARLAAVAVVLAISGFYAAPQLLGAAQILSMFFGTSYEFGIIFTCSVMIFYVGVGGMKGTTLNQALELWIRLGAFLLMVGAAIYGGLHYQEILASINEFKGVIAGSSEFTPDGKDIPFDGAVWTGTGNYFPSFWQTISMTIGLSLGTIGLPHILLRFYTNPSARAARKSALMAIGIASVFFFFAVYLGVVGRSIFLSGNADPGVMKDLIAGGNNMVVPSTAQALGGEWLLGLVIAGAFAAVFSNLSGLFIASSGALAHDLYATFFRKNITEKERVIAGKVSIVILGILYGVLGLMVKEASIGHLVALAFTVAASTFTPIFILGIWWRGMTEKGAIAGLVMGLIASMYMIFFKSTLPEFLQFNVPGLITVPIGFLSVYIVSKLDRRVPADVNEFMKKVHSKESEAA; this is translated from the coding sequence GTGACAGCCATGCTACTAGAACCTAAATTTCTATTAACCCTACTCCTAATGGGGACGATTGTATATATCACATATTTATCAAAAAGAAGCGCAACTGCTTCTGATTATTTTGTTGGGGGGCGAAGCTTCGGCTGGTTTACAAACGGTTCAGCAATTGGCGGAGACTATTTAAGCGCTGCGACTTTTCTTGGAATTGCCGGCCTGACCTATCAGCTAGGCTATGATGGTGCCTACTATGCCTTTTGCTTTTCAATTGGCCTGACTCTCCTTGCCATTTTCGTTGCTGGCCCGCTTCGCCGTTTTGGGGCCTTTACAGTTGCAGACTTTTTAGCCTATCGTTTTCACAGCAAACGTGCCCGTCTCGCAGCAGTGGCTGTGGTTCTTGCGATTTCCGGCTTCTATGCAGCACCCCAGCTGCTTGGAGCTGCACAAATTTTAAGTATGTTCTTTGGAACAAGCTATGAATTTGGGATTATATTTACTTGTTCGGTCATGATTTTTTATGTAGGTGTTGGCGGTATGAAGGGGACCACTCTTAACCAGGCTCTGGAGTTATGGATTCGACTTGGGGCTTTTCTTCTTATGGTAGGTGCTGCCATTTATGGCGGACTACATTATCAGGAGATACTTGCTTCTATTAATGAATTTAAAGGTGTTATTGCAGGTTCTTCAGAGTTTACTCCTGACGGTAAAGATATTCCATTTGATGGAGCTGTTTGGACAGGTACCGGCAATTACTTCCCATCTTTCTGGCAGACAATATCAATGACAATTGGCCTTTCACTCGGTACGATTGGGCTTCCTCACATCCTGCTTCGCTTTTATACAAATCCAAGTGCCAGAGCAGCCCGCAAATCGGCTCTTATGGCGATCGGCATTGCAAGTGTATTCTTTTTCTTTGCTGTGTATCTTGGAGTAGTTGGACGCTCAATTTTCCTTAGCGGCAATGCCGACCCAGGAGTAATGAAGGATCTAATCGCTGGCGGAAACAATATGGTAGTACCTTCTACGGCTCAGGCACTTGGCGGGGAATGGCTGCTTGGCCTTGTCATCGCTGGGGCATTTGCAGCGGTATTCTCAAATCTTTCTGGTTTATTTATCGCGAGTTCAGGGGCCTTGGCCCATGATTTATATGCAACATTCTTCCGGAAGAACATTACAGAGAAAGAGCGCGTAATTGCAGGTAAAGTTTCAATTGTAATCCTGGGGATTTTATATGGCGTTCTTGGACTCATGGTAAAAGAAGCTTCCATTGGGCACCTGGTTGCACTTGCATTTACAGTAGCAGCCAGTACATTTACTCCAATATTTATATTGGGCATTTGGTGGAGAGGGATGACAGAAAAAGGAGCAATAGCAGGTCTCGTAATGGGGTTAATTGCCTCCATGTATATGATATTCTTTAAATCTACCCTTCCTGAATTCCTGCAGTTTAATGTTCCAGGATTAATTACTGTCCCAATTGGATTCCTTTCTGTCTATATTGTCTCCAAACTTGATCGCAGAGTACCAGCAGATGTTAATGAGTTTATGAAAAAAGTTCACTCCAAAGAGTCCGAAGCAGCATAG
- a CDS encoding AraC family transcriptional regulator codes for MYSISLAVEDQHEFEKLADWILEEFKENCVLIEKEIKNLDMDIAVIEVRKWHDWVKIHRFRKRNTKCRIIPLLDPSLLYTSPLAIEFKLRHLLVKSVKKHIFIRTLKRAIKDLSNAGTKFIEYDELHNQIEKMHKKEHNNLPFQEAFLRRLLSGDVKNEEELIQSRYFLSGEEIPNLVCFIQGFVRCPARREKEGWHAPGLIQTFLRKRFNEQRISFLPYRKHLLMLVQVPFGYVSLKHWNEAENVILDAVEALEKEYGIHLYIGAGSIYREPLFLNQSYREACKARRTSPYERLSLRYFEEITKDEQIQKCTDYIAQYCTEDLSIKRVADQINLSVPYFSRIFKQETGRNFVEYVTFVRMQRAVWLLRHTSHTIEWIAEELGYNTPNYFSGTFKKYVGLSPREYRATEEIIFV; via the coding sequence ATGTATTCTATTAGTCTGGCAGTAGAAGATCAGCATGAGTTTGAAAAGCTTGCAGACTGGATTTTAGAGGAGTTTAAGGAGAACTGCGTACTGATTGAAAAGGAGATCAAAAACCTTGATATGGATATTGCGGTTATCGAAGTAAGAAAATGGCACGACTGGGTAAAAATACACCGATTTCGTAAACGGAATACAAAATGCAGGATTATACCTCTGCTTGATCCGTCATTATTATATACTTCCCCGCTTGCTATTGAGTTCAAGCTGAGACATCTTTTAGTGAAATCCGTTAAGAAGCATATTTTTATACGTACGCTGAAACGAGCCATTAAGGATCTCTCAAATGCGGGTACAAAATTCATTGAATACGATGAATTACATAATCAGATTGAAAAGATGCATAAAAAAGAACACAATAATTTACCTTTTCAAGAGGCATTTTTACGCCGGTTGTTGTCTGGTGATGTAAAAAATGAAGAGGAGTTAATTCAATCCCGCTACTTTCTTTCAGGAGAGGAAATACCAAACTTGGTTTGTTTCATTCAGGGATTTGTCCGCTGCCCTGCCAGAAGGGAAAAGGAAGGCTGGCATGCACCCGGGCTAATCCAGACATTTTTAAGAAAGCGTTTCAATGAACAGCGAATCTCATTCCTTCCATACCGTAAGCATCTCCTCATGCTAGTCCAGGTTCCTTTCGGGTATGTATCCTTAAAGCATTGGAATGAAGCAGAGAACGTGATTCTTGATGCTGTTGAAGCTTTGGAGAAAGAGTATGGAATTCACCTTTATATAGGTGCAGGATCCATCTACCGTGAACCGCTGTTCCTCAATCAATCATATCGGGAGGCATGTAAAGCCAGGCGTACTTCACCTTATGAAAGGCTTTCGCTGCGTTATTTTGAAGAGATAACAAAGGATGAACAGATCCAGAAATGTACAGACTATATAGCCCAGTATTGTACAGAAGATCTTTCAATTAAGCGGGTAGCCGATCAAATTAATCTTAGTGTGCCGTATTTCAGTCGTATATTTAAACAAGAAACAGGGAGAAACTTTGTTGAATATGTCACATTTGTTCGTATGCAGCGTGCAGTATGGCTTTTACGCCATACTAGCCATACAATTGAGTGGATCGCTGAAGAACTTGGGTACAATACACCAAATTATTTTAGCGGTACATTTAAGAAATATGTCGGGCTTTCTCCCAGGGAATACAGAGCCACAGAAGAAATTATCTTTGTTTAA